TACCTCATCCTTAACCAATTCAGGAAGACTGCAGAGTTTGTCACAGGTGAGTTTTCTGCAACACACGAATACTGCACTGTGAGAACGTTTTCTATCAAAAGCTTCTAAAGAATTGCCTGCAGCAGAATCAGTGATGATGTTGACAAGCACACTGTCTACATTGGTGAGTGGGTGGAAGTAGGCAATACTTTTCAACCAAGCACAGGTGTTGTTCAGAAATTACCCATTCTATTTTGAGCAGTCTTTGTTTTCTAGTTTGTGTGCAGGCTGCAGCAGGATTTTTCTTTTGAGCTTTATTTGAAGAGTCTTCAGAAGCCTGAATAATGCTCAGGCAAGCAGTAAAATCAATATTGTTTGCATACATGAATGTACCACATATGCACCCTAGCAGGAAGGCAGCTGTGAGCTTAGGGCTAGAGTAACTAAATGTATTCACCTCGTTAGGCTGAAAGCATGTGAACCATACACATGACAAAAgatgtttgctttttgttttctgacTTTTCGCTGTCTGGAAAAGTGTAGTAAGATGTGTTTTGGTGAACACAGACATTATAAAAATAGCACTATAGCTAATAAGCAACCTTCATGTAGTTACAGTTAAGTAATAACTGTTGGTGTACATGCCCATGTCGTAACACTGCCTCCACCATCTTTGTGGTGTCCTAAAAGTTTTCACCTTTTTGTGAACCCTCTGTATTTTCATGAAGGTAAATCTGTATTGTagacactgacagtaacactcTTACCTCTTTGCTCTTGAATTGTTTAGATGTTATGAAGGTTTTTTTGGTAACCATCAAAGTAATTCTGTATTCATGGACTTTATTTGTCTTCCCGTCATCTTTCAGGCCTTTTGTTGGTGCTGAGCTGGGcagtaaatgttttcttttataacAGCTGAAAATCTACAATTAATTCACAGCtggattgtttgatttaaaatccattgTGTCAAAGTACATAAGCAACATTATAAATAATTTTattgtaaaaaaataagttcTTAATGTTTAACACAAATGTTGAAAGTGCTGAAGTGTGACTGCAGAACTTTCAACAGTTACATAATAAATCCAATAACTTCCCACAATTGGAAGCAGATGTGAGATGTCCAACTAGTCAGGTCTCTGTGCTCCACTGTGATTGGGTGGGAGTCTGGGAGATGgccagatgcttttttttttttttttttttctaaaataggGAGCGAGGAAAACCTGCTATATATTAGCTCACTGCTGAAAAAGTTTGTGCATCAACAACAATGGAACAGTTGTGCCCTGCAGCCTAAATGACAATTGTGCAAcagcactgcacaaagttgttTTTGTCTATAAAGATTCAAGAACTGGTTTTTGCTCCTTAGGCTTATCTTCTATATCTATATTTCTCCTCTGTGCCAATATTGATACAGTAAGGAAAATACTGTAGTACTGAGCTACAGAAATTCAAATAGTGAATTTAGACATGAACTTTGTAGCAAGATCTtaaacatttattcattttttaaagcttAAAGAGGAAATGGAGACATTTATAGAAGTGTTTGTTTGGTATTCTTAATTCCCCGCTCTTTCTGTATCCTGCCTATAGGTAGTTCAGTTTTATTAGAGTCTGGGTTTTGCTTGAACAGAATGTTCCAAACATACTCGTCCCCCGCTTACTCCCCTTTCTGAAGCCGTTGCTTTTTGCTGCACTTCTACACACGcccaaacacacgcacactgaATGTGTTCTGTGCTTAGGCTTTCCTACAATGTAAAAGTCAGGTAGTTACATGTGAAAACAAACTGAGGTCTGTCAGTTATGTAATGAGTGTTGCTCTGTTCCCTTGTAGATGATGTCGAAGATGCCACTGTCAACAAAATTGCGTAAGTGAAAAACACAACTGATTAACTAGCTGGTATCAGTCTGTTCTCACTCCCACTCCATATGATTGAGCAGATACCAAGTCAGTGTGATGTGTGTAGTGACCCAATACCATTTGGCTTTGGATTTATTGCCctgccttgtgtgtgtgtgtgtgtgtgtgtgtgtaatggtgTGACTTCCATGTCACTCTGCCCTTTGTCCTTACACGCCGGCACTATATTACCTTATTCATGGCCACTGTAGCCTTTCATCTACGCTGTGGTGTTTGAGgctaaacataaataaatgcacAACACTCACAAAtggtgtttcttctttttccaggCTGTGGCTGTGCACATTCACCCTGTCTGTTGCAGTCTGTGCTGTGCTCCTTCTCCCCATTTCCATTCTGTCCAATGAGGTGCTGCTCACCTTCCCACAGAGCTACTACATGCAGTGGCTCAATGGATCTCTTATTCATGGTACATctgtctggttttttttttttttttttttaagcagggATGACACCAAACATAACATCAAATAGAGATCTGTTTTAAAACTGGAACAGAATGAACAGTAGTGATGCCCTCTAGATCAATATTAAACAGGCCTGTGTCCAAACTGATAATTATTACTGACAGAGAAGCTGTGGCCTCACTGTTCAATTCAGTCAAGTTTTCCAATCTCAGTGGAATGCCAGTGTCTCATTGTGAAGAACTGTGGTGCTGATTAATGTGAAAGTAACCTTTGCTGTAATGATTTTAGCTTATTTTGTTCTGTAATTATCGCACATTGCAATGTATGTATACAGTcttgtcagtgttgggaaggctGAGCCTCATGGTGGCCGATCTGGGTACTGCTAAAACTAATGCTAATCAGCGTTTGccccaaaaataacaaatgaaaaatCTGTCTTAACAGGTTTGTGGAACCTAGTTTTCCTTTTCTCCAACTTGTCCCTGGTCTTCCTCATGCCTTTTGCATATTTCTTCACTGAGTCCGAGGGATTTGCAGGATCCAGAAAGGTAGCATTTTTAGCACAAGCTCACATTGGAGACTCAAAATGATTTATAGATGCAAGTCCACAGTGCCTGTTTTCGCACCCATCTGCTCACACATCATCTACTTTGGTTGTGTAGGGTGTAATGGCACGAGTTTATGAAGCAGttgtgctgctgttgctgctggccCTGCTTGTGCTGGGCATTGTGTGGGTGGCATCAGCCCTCCTACATGACAACATAGCCCGGAAGAGCCTCTACGGTGAGTCAACCACAGATTCCTCAATGACAGGTAGTTTTTATATGTTTCATATAGCCACTTGTGAtgctctatctctctctctctggattTCAGACCTGTGGGAGTATTACCTTCCCTATCTGTACTCGGGGATCTCTCTCTTTGGAGTGCTGCTGCTTTTATGTTAGTATATCTCATTCACAGTTGGTGGAGTAGCTATAAACCTGGTTCTATGGCTTTTGCATATCATCATCTCTGTGCTTCTCTCCTCAGTGTGCACTCCCTTAGGGTTGTCACGAATGTTCAGTGTAACGGGCAGCCTGCTAGTCAAACCACGGGTGAGTCACAGGCTCAGTGTCTTGAATTTAAACAAGTCTAGTTGTCTAAAGCTATGCTAGCAACCCACTGAGTCAGTACAACTTTTCTTCTAACACAACTTGTTCCATCTTCAAAATCcacacttcctgctggttcCAATCATGTTGTTAATTTGTAGTGTTTATTACATGAGGTGCAACTAAAGAAAGCATACTGAATTATCAATTTTGAGTGTGCTGTTGATGCACACTAGTCAGGGGAGTACACAAAGTAAATGAGCAAGCTACATATAGCTAGTAAACAATTCAAATGAGTTGGttggtttttaaaaatgggAAGCTTCTGAAACCAAAACCTTTTAATGCCTCTGAGGTTTAATTAATAGTTTTCCAACGTCTATTAAAATGCAGAGCACCATGACTTAATGTAATAAATGTACATAATTGGTTTATACTAGTCTCTTTAAAGAACAGTATGTACTACTGTTTGGTCGTGGCTTTACTTGAACATGTTGAACTTTCCCAAATAGCAGTGAAAAACTGCTGTGAATGGCCTAAATGTCTGTGCTATATTTCACTGCAGTGGTGTCAGAACACCTGAACATGACCATTTCAACTTGTGCCTGTGAACTCATTAAAAATCGAATTGACTGATTGGTCCTGTCCTCTCTAGCTGCTGGAAGATGTTGAAGATACTCTGAGCTGCACCACATTTGAGGAAGACTCTCTCTCCAGGAAAATCAACTGTAAGTAGGTGATAGTGTTCACAAGAACGTTTCCTCTGGTTACTTCtctctgttaggttaattggttattCAAAATTGGCCGTGGATGTGAGGTGTTTGAAGACTATAGGAAAAAGTACTTTATCAATGTGTGGTTAAAATGTGTAGTCTGGGGTGGTCATTAAGTgtagaaaggtgctatataaatacatttatttgttttttatattcatCCTTAAATTAACTGGTTGACATTTTCTCCTTCCCACCATCATGCGTGTGATTGTAGGTGGCAGTACATCCTGCTGGGTCAAGCTGAACATGGAGGCTCTGAAAAAAGAGTACCAAGCCGTCCAGAGTAAGCGCGTCGCCCTGGGTAAGACTGGGTGAACAGGCTGTCTCTCTGCTGGACTTCTCGCACAGTGATTACAGAGTGTAGTCATTTGTTGTTGTcgcttttctgtctttcttgttTTCCCCACAGAGATGCGGAGGAAAGCGTCCCCATGGCAGCGGAACCTGGGCTACCCGCTTGCAATGCTTGTGCTTCTCGCACTGACGGTACTTGCATGACTATCAATATAAGCATCAATTCTACTTTAAGTTTAATTTATCAAGACcacaattattttttgttttttaaagtattatTTTGTAATTGTCTCTTGTGTCTGTAGGTGATGTGTGTGCTGATGGTCTGTTTCAACGTGCTGGAGTTGCTGCTGGATGAAACAGCCATGCCCAGAGGAATGGAGGTGGAGTTTCTGCCAAAACAGAATTAATAAATGCGCCCCTTTTAAAGGTTTATGTGCTACAGCTAGTCGTGATGATATATTGAGGattgttatttttgtgtgttgtaGGACCCTCACCTTGGGATGGCCTCCTTTTCAATGTTTGGCTCACTGGGTGCTGCTGTTCAAGTAGTTCTCATTCTGTATCCTTTCATCCTCCCATCTTACAATTGGGTGCACATAGAGTTAATTAGTTGTCTACATTTGGCGCAGCCACTCACCAGGATGCCCTTGATATTTCACCAGGGCGTGGGTGATGTTGACTCATGCTGTCACACTCACACATTGGAAgcaccttttattttttttgtagccTACTTCTTGGGTGCTCTTTACCACTCTGCCTTCCACTGTTATCCTTAAAATTATTTTCAGTTATCTGATGGTGTCCTCAGTGGTGGGCTTCTATAGTTCCCCTCTCTTCACTGGCCTCCTGCCTCGTGCACAAGACACCAACCTCACACAGGTACCCAGTGGTCAGCAGGCTCACATATTTCATCCAGAAACTGTTGTTTTCACTAAAGATGGTAACCTCTAATTTTTTTCAGATAATCGCCAACTGTGTTTCACTGCTTATCCTGAGCTCTGCACTGCCGGTGTTTTCACGCACTCTTGGTAAGCATGAAGCACAAATGAGAAGTGGGGCATTAACATTTCAAAGTTTCTAGCCTTGTCCACAGTTTTGCTCCTCTGTAAttctgtgtgtgttatgtgtgaCTGAGCATATAGtcaatgtttatgtttatgtatattACACAATCTTAACAATGCACTGTGTGCATGAAATACTAATAAGTTAGTTAGACTGTAatggaaaacaacaacattttgaaCAATTGTCTTTGACGTTA
This region of Maylandia zebra isolate NMK-2024a linkage group LG20, Mzebra_GT3a, whole genome shotgun sequence genomic DNA includes:
- the lmbr1l gene encoding limb region 1 homolog-like protein isoform X2: METDDVSVREQLFHNRVRETIICVLLFTCLYMLSYLILNQFRKTAEFVTDDVEDATVNKIALWLCTFTLSVAVCAVLLLPISILSNEVLLTFPQSYYMQWLNGSLIHGLWNLVFLFSNLSLVFLMPFAYFFTESEGFAGSRKGVMARVYEAVVLLLLLALLVLGIVWVASALLHDNIARKSLYDLWEYYLPYLYSGISLFGVLLLLLCTPLGLSRMFSVTGSLLVKPRLLEDVEDTLSCTTFEEDSLSRKINCGSTSCWVKLNMEALKKEYQAVQSKRVALEMRRKASPWQRNLGYPLAMLVLLALTVMCVLMVCFNVLELLLDETAMPRGMEIIANCVSLLILSSALPVFSRTLGITRFDLLGDFGRYNWLGNFYVVFLYNMLFAGLTSASLIKTVTWAVQRELIRAFGLHRLPLTVSRSTVPFRLLLASGLSKIQ
- the lmbr1l gene encoding limb region 1 homolog-like protein isoform X1, with translation METDDVSVREQLFHNRVRETIICVLLFTCLYMLSYLILNQFRKTAEFVTDDVEDATVNKIALWLCTFTLSVAVCAVLLLPISILSNEVLLTFPQSYYMQWLNGSLIHGLWNLVFLFSNLSLVFLMPFAYFFTESEGFAGSRKGVMARVYEAVVLLLLLALLVLGIVWVASALLHDNIARKSLYDLWEYYLPYLYSGISLFGVLLLLLCTPLGLSRMFSVTGSLLVKPRLLEDVEDTLSCTTFEEDSLSRKINCGSTSCWVKLNMEALKKEYQAVQSKRVALEMRRKASPWQRNLGYPLAMLVLLALTVMCVLMVCFNVLELLLDETAMPRGMEDPHLGMASFSMFGSLGAAVQVVLILYLMVSSVVGFYSSPLFTGLLPRAQDTNLTQIIANCVSLLILSSALPVFSRTLGITRFDLLGDFGRYNWLGNFYVVFLYNMLFAGLTSASLIKTVTWAVQRELIRAFGLHRLPLTVSRSTVPFRLLLASGLSKIQ
- the lmbr1l gene encoding limb region 1 homolog-like protein isoform X3, which translates into the protein MPLSTKLRLWNLVFLFSNLSLVFLMPFAYFFTESEGFAGSRKGVMARVYEAVVLLLLLALLVLGIVWVASALLHDNIARKSLYDLWEYYLPYLYSGISLFGVLLLLLCTPLGLSRMFSVTGSLLVKPRLLEDVEDTLSCTTFEEDSLSRKINCGSTSCWVKLNMEALKKEYQAVQSKRVALEMRRKASPWQRNLGYPLAMLVLLALTVMCVLMVCFNVLELLLDETAMPRGMEDPHLGMASFSMFGSLGAAVQVVLILYLMVSSVVGFYSSPLFTGLLPRAQDTNLTQIIANCVSLLILSSALPVFSRTLGITRFDLLGDFGRYNWLGNFYVVFLYNMLFAGLTSASLIKTVTWAVQRELIRAFGLHRLPLTVSRSTVPFRLLLASGLSKIQ